AGATAAAAAGCAAAGTCAGCAAGGCATTATCATGTGTGTCCAGTGTGTTCATAGCAAACATATCCAGGAAGTTTGCTACAAAATCCAGGTCCTGCACTGTCAAGGGAAGCACCAATTGCACTCGTGTGGCCTCTGTCACATATGGCATGGGAATAATTTCCACCTTGCTTAAGGGTCGGACCAAGCTGACTCGCTTGGCCAGAACATGACTGTGACCCTTCTGGGTGGCAGCCTCCAGGAGCAGGTCCAGGGTGTATTCCATGCCCCGTGTGGGGTCGAAGCGCCGGTAGCCGTTCAGCAGCTGCCGCTTGCTGAAGCGGAGCAGGGGCTGATAGAGATGGTTCAGCTGCTCCACCGCAGACTCGATGATTTCACTGACATCTGCCTTACTGGCTCCAGAGAGCTCACACTTTGGGGAGCCGTCAGGACAGGAGAACAGGTGCTGTTCTGTGAAGTAGTCCCAGCTGATCACCTCAAAACGAGACTTTGGAAGGAACGGGGCATTAATGCCCACAGGCCAGGTCACACCTGCCTCACCGGCAGGGGTCAGTGCTGTGAGGTTCCTGATCTGCATCTGTGCAAAGAGAGAGCACAAACTGATCGCCACTATGTTCTCAAAGACATCTAGGCCAGCTCCTCCCCAGGCCCACCTCACCACCTACAACTGTATATGGGTAGTGCCACACCAGGAGTTTTGGGTAACATGGGATCAGAAGTTCTGTTTCTGAGACAAGGGACTACAGCTTGTGTCTGATTGACAGTTGCCCACAAACAGAAGCAATGATCTTCCTCCAGAGTGCTGAAAATGAATCCTCCGTTGGGTCAAGGAGTTTTTGCAGGTAGCCCTCCCCACATACCTGGAGGTCCTGGATCTCCTGATAGACTCTGTCCAGCTGGATCCTGCTGAACTGCTTGTGTAGCCGGTACATCAGAGTCATGTCAGAAACAGGGTGCACGGCAAGAGCTGCTTGgaagtcctcctcctcctccttctccggCTCAGTATTCTTGGCTAGCTCATAAGTGCGGTAATGCTGGCCCTGAAGCAGACAAAAGCCAGAAAGACCGGCATGGAACTTGAGTTCATAGAGCAGCTTTTCCTCACCCCATACACACGCCTGCCCCTCTTTCCATACTGACTGCagtacccaaaaaaaaaaagggctaaGTTGTCCATCCCACCCTGCACTGCATTCGCACTTGCTTCAGTACCAACGTACCTTTTATCATGCCTTCAAAAACCTGTGAATCAGCCCTGCCAGTAAGGCTGAAAATTAAATCCCGTGTGTGCTCTCTTCCTCAACATCCCAGCTGTGATTCTTGCCCCCCCACCAACACTGCCATAGCACAGAGCCCTTCCTTCCTCTGGAACTCATAGCAGCAGCCCACAAAAAAGCCTCTTGGCTATGCAGTAGAGAACAAATCAGATTCTGGGCTTTGTCAGGCTCAGCTAACACAAAATCTGAGCAGGGAGGCAGTACCTGGAGCTGGGAAACACAAGTGATGCCAAGGAAATCAATGATGCAACGACCTAGCCACTCATCTGGGCGCACACTGAGGATCTCATTGCGGCAGCTGTCCAGGTGTGGGTGCAGCTTTAGCAGGAGACTGCGGGACAGCAGGTAGCCAAAGCCCCCGTGACAGTACCGGGCCTGCTCGTCTCCCCCGATGAACTCCTCTGCTCGGCCCAGGTACACATCTTGGTTAATGCTCAGGTGTGTCACCAGAGCCTTGACCTGCTCAGCTTGGGCATAGGTGTCATCCTGCATGATGTAGAACCAGTCATAGTCAGAACCAAAATGCTGGTGGATATAGTTCATGGTCTCATACATGAGCCAAATGGGCCTCTCGTCACCGTGGGCCACCAGCACCATGCCATGGGGCACCTTGGCACTGCGCAGCCCCGTGAAGTACAGCAGGCGGGGGAAGTGGTGGGCCACGGTCTTGTTCACTGCCACGGCCAGTGTGTTCAGCGTGGCCTTGGAGGTCAGCACAGCCACAAACAGCCTCTCGTGGAATCCCAATTCTGTCTGAATGTAGCGAGTTCTGTAAAGGAAGTACATACCTACGTGACAAACaactggaggagaaaaaaatcaaagaattATGGTAACCTGGGACACGTCATTAAATGCTGGAATCTACCCAGGGCAAAAAAGTCAAGCCTGGTCATAGAGGTTGAAGAGAAGACTCCCTAGTGAAAATCCCGTTTTGTAAAAACACTTGCTTCTTTCAAGGTAGCTACAATCTCACATTATCTATCTGAGCTAGAAAACTGTACCACtgcaattaaaattaaaatagcaCAGAGCTAACCACTTAGAGCTTAGTACATGGTGCAGTTTAGCAGGTATGCTCAACAAAAACACGGGAATGATTGTTGAGGAGTCTCTAGTGCTGGTGGCTGAGGTGTGCTGGAGTACACCAGCTGCACATggggccctgggtgctgggaGATCACTGAAGACCCAGGCCATGAGCCAGCAATGGGTGCTGCTCTTTGGCCTCACAAACCCCTGCATAAAGCCCTGCAGGACCCAGTGAACAGTGAGGGGACTCCAGACCAAAAACCACCACTGCACCAAGGGGCACGTGAGGAAACATGCAAAGAATACACAGACTGTGAGGGTACAAAAGTCCAGGGGTCTCTTTGCTCAGGGCCCCTCTGCAGAGGCACCACCCTGAGCTGTTATGGTGTTGCTACACCATTAGTGAAATACTAAGAGAAACCAGGGACTCTGCTATAGGAAACCTGGGGCCAAGGAAACTTGTGTGGCAGTATGAGCGTGGTGTGTGGAAGGAGTTGAGCAGGGCCCCTCTTGGGTCACCAGAGCTGTATCTGCAAAGGAGCCTCGGtcctggcaggggcagccccgggggcacaggggcagtgtgatacCCAGAGTGGCTCCTGGATGGTCAGGCAGGAAAACTTCCTTAACACATACACTATCATTAATTGACCAGTATTTTCCTAATGAGTAGACCagttaaaacaaattttaaagaaTAATTTAACGTGTTCTATTAAACACAAGTAACAAgacaatccccaaatcccagaatggtttggggcaGAAGAGACCTTTAACATCATCTAGTCCCAACATCCTGCCACAGGcagagacatcttccactagatgctccaagccctgtccaacccagccagggacacttccagggatgggtcagccacagcttctctgggcaacctgtgccagtgctttgcCATCCTCACAGGAAAGACTTTccccctaatatctaatctataCCTACTTCCCTTCAGTGTGAAGTCATCCCCCCTTGTCCCATCACTCCATGTCCTTGTTAAGCAGTCTCTCTCCACCCTTCTTGGCTGTTCGCTTTGCAGTACTGTAAGGCTGCAGCTAGATCACTGTGAAGCttcttttctccagactgaacaattcaaattctctcagcctttcctccactCCTCCAATCATCTTGGTGGCTTCCTCTGGATTCACTCCAATAGGTTGAGGTCCTTTTTGTGTTGGAGACCCCAGGACTAGATGCTGCATTGCAGGTGGGGTCTGACCTGAGCAGGGCAGAATCAGCCTCCCTGTACTGAGAAGAAATATTCTTACACTTCTTAGGCagttttgctgcctttttttcctctcaggaTAATTTCCTGAACGCATCTCTTACACCCCTTATGGCAACAACCTTGGCCGTTACCTTGGTGCACCACACTGTCACTACACAACTTATTTCAAACATCAGATTTCATCTTGAACCTGCTCAATTACACGCAGACTTAAAAGTTCCCACGAGAATATTTTGCTTGAAGAAAATCCAGGCCAGAAAAAGCATGCCTTACCTGAGCACTTTTTTGTAAGGCTTGTTGGGGTCTCTGTAGTACGGCACAATCCGCGGCCTGAAGTCCTCGTGGCCCGGGCCCGGCCTCCCCTCCGCCGCCTCGGGCGGATCGCCGCGAGCGGGCGGCGCGGGCGGGCCCGGCGCCAGACAGCGCTCCTCAGCCGCGCCGTGGCTCCAGGAGGCGCGCAGGAGGCTCaggctgcagcccagggacagcccgAGCAGGAGCGGCAGCGCGGGCCGCAGCGCGCCCAGCACCGCGCCCAGGCGCATCGCGGCGGCTACGGCCGGGCCGAGCTCccggggcagcagcaggacatgGCGGGCGCGGGGCGCTCGGGCGGCAGCGGTCCCACGGGACGGCGGGCCCCGGGCTCTGTTACCCGCAGGCCGGTGACAGGACAGAGAGCGGGCCGCAGCTCCGGGACGGGAGCTCGGGGAGTGACGGCGGCCTCGGCCGGGCCGCGCTCCGCCGCTGCCACCTCACCGGCAACATCGCCCCGCGCGCTTCCGCTTCCGCTTCCGCCCTCACTGCTGCCTGCGGGCCGCTCTGGCCCGCCCCGCCGGCGCCTCTATGGTACctgcgggggcggggccgggccggcgcgCGGCATGCCGGGAGGCGCGGCGGCGTGCGGACGGCGCTGCCCAGGGCCGCGCGCCGCCCGGCGCCGGTGACGGTCCGCGCTGCGATTGGCCGGTGCGCCGAGGGGGCGGGGCGCTCGCACGCGGTCGCGGCGGGGCTGTTGCGACAGAAGGAAAGCGCGAGCGGCCGGTGCGGGCGGGCCCGGGGAGCCGAGAGCGGGGAGtagcggggcagggccgggccggggtgGGCGGCGCAGCGCGGCGCGGGCAGCCCGGCAGGCGGGCAGGAGCCCTCGGCGGGAGCCGGCGGCGCCGTGTGCTCCGGGCCGGGGAGCAGAGGCGGGGCGACCCGGGCCGGGCCGGATCGACGCGGCCTAACGGCGCCTGTCGCCCCCTCTGGCGTAGCTCCCACCCGTGCCATGCCCTCTGACCTGGCCAAGAAGAAGgcggccaagaagaaggaggcgGCCAAggcccggcagcggccgcgccggGTCCCGGACGAGAACGGTGATGCCGGGCCAGAGCCGCAGGAAGTCCGGCCCCCGGAGGCCAACGGGACGGTGCTGCCAGGTGAGAAGCCGGCCGGTGCTGTGTCTGCCCCGCGTATCGCAGGCCGGGGGCCTGGCCGGCGCCGTTCCGGCGGACCGTGTGCGCTCGGCTGTGTCCCGGGTGGGCGAACCGCGACATTGATGTTCTGATGAGACGCCTCGGCGTGGGTTGCGTGGAACCGGCGGCTGCAGTAGCTGCCGTCGGAACCGCTCTGCCCTGAGGCAGCAAGACAGCCGGGGGCTCCGCATGGGCCGTGTGTGTGAAGGATGCCCTCGCTTGAGGCACGGCAGTGTGAAGATGGAGGGGGCTGATGGTGTTTTCCCCCTCTCAGTCACTGTCCCTACCTTCTGCTACTTGATGCCCAGACCTGTGTGGGGTTTCTCGGGTTTTCGTTTCGTTTGGAGTTTTCTTTCCTGCTGTGGAAACCACTGTAGAGTCTAAATCAATTCTCTTACTGCTATTTGCTGTGACTCTCTGCTCACCTGTTTCTCTGAGAAGTACCTGGTTTGCAAAAACTAAGAGCCTGCCTCTAAAAGAGGCTTGGTGCCTGTTAAAGAGAGAGGCTTTGCCGCAGGGAGCTGTTGGTCGTAAAGGAAATAGGGCTGGAAACGCTTACAAAGAGTTCATTTTTGGGCCTTCCTTTAGCTCAGCTGGCAGCCCGCAGTGTTCTGTGGGGCTCAGCCCGCGGTGCGCCGTGCCAAGCGGCGGGGCCGGTACGGGCCGCGGGTCCCAGCGCGGGCCGGAGCTCCGTGAGGCCCCGGCGCGCGGGGGCCGCCCGGCCCGAGCCGCCCAATCGCCGCCTCCGCCGGGTCATTTGCATAGCGCGCTGCTATTGGTGCAGCGCGGGTGGGGCGGGGCCCGCTGCTCCCGGGAAGGCTCCGCTGCACCGGCGGCCCCTCCGGGAGCGGGCAGAGCTGGGGGCCTGGCACGGCGCTCCCGGGCACGGGTGCGGTGCTGGGGTGTCCTTGCAGGGCCGGGACTGGGGCTCCATGgtccttatgggtcccttccgGCCCAGGAGATCATGTGATTCTATGCGGGTCAATACCGGCGTGTTTCTTGCTGAGCTATTGATGCATCGGGGTAACACTCCCCTACCCATTTTCACTCACCTGTTTCATTCTTTGTGGTCACTGCTCTGTGGCATTGCCCAAAGGAGTCCTGTATCAGTGCCAGTGATATTTTTTGCGCCTTGGCTAAGGCACGTTTGCCACGGTGTTAATAGTGGTTTTGCGGAGTGGGTGATTTCACCCAGAGTGCTGGATGCTGACAGGCAGGGTGTCATTCTGCGCTGGCACAATCAGAAGTCAGGTCTGCCTGCCAGGATCCCCAGTGCCATTGGCTGCTTCAAAGGGCAGCATCTCTCACTGGGTGAAGTTGGCCTGTGACAGAAGGTCAGCATGACAGGAAGGATGGCAGCGAGCCTCTGGCACAGgcggcacagagaagctgtggctgccccatccgtagaagtgtccaaggccaggctggacggggcttggagcaacctgctctagtaaAAGGTGTCCTTCTCCATGGCAGCAGGTTTAGAATTAAATGCTCTGGAAGATgtaacccaaaccattttgggattctttgattctatgattttCTTGTACTGTAGGAGGAAAGGAAGAGGGAACATGCAGACGAGCATTGTAGCTTCTCAGAAAATTAGTACGGACTGTTCCACTGCTGCTTCTCTGTTCTTAGCTTTCCCTTTGTTTATTTTCTAGTCAATTCATTTTTTGTCCAAGCCTTTTCTTACACTTGCAAACAAAACTTTGTACACTCTACTCCTAGTCTAGTCTTTCCTGCAAGTTTGGGTTAGTCCCATCACATTCAGAAAACGTCTCACTGTTGTGTCTGCTCGCTTAGTTCTGATGGTCCAGTTTTGTTTAGATGACATTTAGATATTTAGCTGGTGGAAGTTCCTACTAGACTGTATATATCCTCCTGCTAAGCTGAAAAGCTGAGTGTCGTTGCATCCTGGTCTCCTTAGCTCTTCTGTAGAAATGGGAGTTGTTTTTGTGGTCCTGGGCCTTTTGGTGCAGGGGCTTATGGCTTCCCTTGTGTTTGTAAATCAGTAACACTTCTGGTCTTCTCTACAGAGGTGGATGCTCTTACGAAGGAGCTGGAGGATTTTGAGTTAAAGAAAGCTGCTGCTCGAGCCGTGACAGGAGTGCTGGCCTCCCACCCCAACAGCACTGATGTGCATATCATCAACCTCTCCCTGACCTTTcatggccaggagctgctgagtgACACCAAGCTGGAGCTGAACTCTGGGAGACGCTATGGCCTCATTGGACTCAATGGCATTGGTAAGCCGAGGGCAAGCACCGTGGCTCCCTGGAATTCAGCATAGGTCTCTGctgagaagctgggcaggtgcaggtggGACATGCTGGAAACCAGGAGGGCTGTTAGGCAGATATGGATGGGACCCAGCAGTTTCTGTTCTCCCATATCTCCACCCAGGGGGGGGATTACTAGGATTGCTGATAGTTGTCTGAGATTGCATTCTAGATTTGGACTGTGCTTTTGATCTTGTTTCTGTGGAGAGTTGGGAGAGTTGTCTGGGAGCCGTTAATCTTCCTGATTCCTGTTTGCCTGATTAGCCTAGTAGAGCCAGTAAACCCAGTGTTGTTGGTGTTAGTCAAAGAACTTGTACCGTATGGAGAAGTAGAAAACGTGTGGTTTGGCCTAACTAGGGAAACAACTGTACAGTCCATGGAGAAAGTGATGCTACACTGAGAGATGCAGAATATGGCTGTGATTAGGGAGGTGCTAGTAAGAGTGACCATCTGGTTTAAGTTTCGGGAAAACCCAGGTTGTTTAGGGATGAGTGCATTACTTTCCTCTGTGTTAGAAGTCTCTGGAATCTGGGATCGTGATACCAGCTGTCAGACCTGGTTAGACAGCAGAAACTACAACAGAGATAAAGTTTCCAAAATCTGGGTAAGGGCTGAAGTGCAGTGGTTTCCAAAAAGCTTCTTCATGTCTCAGTTCTGTCTTTGGGGTGGTGAGCCTTAGCAAGGAGGGCAGCCTGTCCTACCGAGACAGTGGGCTCTACTGTGCCTCCAGTTCTTCTGGCCTCTTGGGAAAAAAATTCCCCAGGATTTTCTGAGGTTGGAAAGAGAAGGAATCACAGTGGGATCTGAGTGTATGTGATCTGTTTCACTGTGACGTTGTATCTCACTGACTCTCACTGACATTGTATCTCACTGACTGAGCAATTAATTGTGATTATCTGCACACAGGGAAATCCATGCTTTTGTCAGCTATTGGGAAGCGAGAAGtgcccatcccagagcacattgaCATCTATCACCTGACCCGAGAGATGCCTCCCAGTGACAAGACCCCTCTGCAGTGTGTGATGGAGGTGGATACAGAGAGGGCCATGCTGGAGCGAGAAGCAGAGCGTTTAGCTCATGAAGACGGTAAAGCTTCTCATAGTCCCAAGAGAcatttcctccctttccttccctaCCAAAGAGATTGGGGCTCCTTGGGAAGATTTCACATGTTGTGGTACCTGTTTCCCCCAGCTGCCCTGTACTAATGGGCACAGATGACACTTCTTTGGATGAATTATTCCGTGCGGTCTTAAGAAGTGTTTCAGGCTTGGCCGTGGAGGGGGCTTagtaggagcagagcagaggggctgtgaggtTTCCCAGCTGTGCAGCTGAGAGCCCTCTGTGGGCAGGGGTGCTGACTGGCAGGCTCTCTTTCAGCGGAGTGTGAGAAACTCCTGGAGTTATATGAACGCCTGGAGGAGCTGGATGCTGATAAGGCAGAAGCACGAGCCTCACGTATCCTTCATGGCTTGGGGTTCACGCCAGCCatgcagaggaagaagctgaaggaCTTCAGTGGTGGCTGGCGAATGAGGGTAGCACTTGCCAGGTGAGTGAGAGTGCGTGCCTGCTCGTGACTGCAGAGTCACAGGCAGTTGTAAGGACTCAGAGCAGGTTGAGAGGCTTTGGGTTCCCTGCACTTACCCTATGCTGTCATCTCCCCTGTCCTTGCAGAGCACTCTTCATTCGGCCTTTCATGCTGCTGCTCGATGAGCCCACAAACCACCTTGACCTGGATGCCTGTGTGTGGTTGGAGGAAGAGCTGAAAACGTAAGCATGGAGGAGTTGGGTGCTTCTGTGGGTTGTGCTTTTCTGCTTGTCAGCGTGTGAGCTTGAACATCTTGTCAGCACCTAAGCAAGTTCTGCAGGAGTAACTGTATAGTTCTTGTGGGTGCAAAACTGTTGCAGTACCAGTGACACCCGCTTGCTGCTGTGTGAGATTCTTTGACACAAGGATAAAGAATTCAGTTCAACTCCCTATCTCCCTGGCACTGAAGAAATGAGAAATGCTGATTTGTACTCCCAGGTTAAAGGTGCTTCCTTGAAAGCCAGGAGCAGGCCTTGGCAGCCTGTGTACCAGCATTATGTACTGTACTAGTACATAATGACCTTTCCAGACCTGGCTCTCAGCTCATCTTCCTCCCCACCATTCCTCTGTTTTCACAGAACTGTAGTATCTGAGTGTGTTGGTTTCATCTTTTGCTAGTGTGTGAGCTGCCTGCTTTTCATAACAAAGGTAAAATGTTAAGGTGTAAGGCAAAAAGCTTAGGAACAGTTAGGATGCTCAGGTTACGGGGTGTGCATTAAAAGAACTGTATTGTGAGAAGGGCTTTGCCTTTGCAGAGGTtttcccatcagctctgtcagttGAACCTTTTGTGTCCTTGCTTTAGAAGTGAGGTGCTTTAGAAAAGAACTTTGAACCTCTTTTGGTGAGGCTTTAACCCTTCATTGTACGGGTTTGGAGCAGAACCAGCTGCAGTGTGCATGTGGTTGGGAGTCTGTACTGAGGGGACAGTAAGCAGCCAGGGTTGAAACCTCTTAGAAACGTGATGCCAGTGGAGGCAGCTGCATCAGTGACACAAGTCACTTGCCTCAAAGGCAATCAGCTCTGGACTTCTTGTGGTAACAGGCAAAGACTATGTAATGGTCCGGGGTGTTTTACTACAGTGAAAACTGTTGGCAGGATTTACTCACTGCAATTGGTTGTAGCTGCTTCACTGCTATTTACCAGAGCATGCATATAAAGCCTTTGTCACCATCAAACGGCCAACAAACGGAATTTCTTTTCCTAATTGAGTCTATAATAACTTACGTGGTGCCACAGGTTCAAGCGGATTCTTGTGCTGATATCCCACTCCCAGGACTTCCTGAATGGCGTCTGCACCAACATCATCCACATGCACAACCGCAAACTCAAGTACTACACGGTGAGTGAACAGAGCCCCACGTAACCAGAGCAGGAACAGGGGCTGTTCTCGGGACACACCTGATGTGCCATGCTCTCTTTCCAGGGAAATTATGATCAGTATGTAAAGACCCGCTTAGAGCTAGAGGAAAATCAAATGAAGCGATTCCACTGGGAGCAAGACCAGATCGCTCATATGAAGGTACCTGCCTAGCTGCATGAGCACCCTCCTACCCTTTCAGTGGGCATTCCTGCCCCTCATCAGCCTTATCACTGTGCCTTTTGGCTGACTCTTTTTGCAGAATTACATTGCGCGGTTTGGCCATGGTAGCGCAAAACTGGCCAGGCAAGCTCAGAGCAAGGAGAAGACCCTTCAAAAAATGATGGCTTCTGGCTTGACAGAGAGAGTTGTGAATGATAAGGTAGGATCAGACGTGGAATTGCATCTAGAGATCTGTATTTGAAGGACTACAGGAGGACAAGGGTCTTCAGCAGACAGTGGGAAGGGCTGACAGAGCTGGTAGCAAGAACAAGATACCCTTCCTTGATGCCAAGTAGCCCTGTACTCAGCATGGAGTAATGCTGAACAATGAGAAGGAGGAGTTTTCTAGGGGAGGGAAGTGGAGTTGTCTTATTAATAAGGCTGCTTTGCAAAAATCAGAAAGGAATGCCTAGGGCTCATAGGAGATAGGAGAGGATGCTCAGTGCACCTTTTACTTGTGTTAAGAATGCAGACCCACATTTGtttcaaaggaaaagaaatagaggTTTATTGGCCAgcagatgagcttgcaggcagctcATAAGAATAAATCTGAGTTGCAAGAAGGGCTTATAAAAAGTCACAATCTGGTGCCTTTGTCTACAGCTGATGTTGGTAGTGAGGCATGGTTATACTGGAATGAGTGGGCTGTCCCATGATGTGGATGTCTCACAGGTGGATATTCTGTGTTAACAGACTTTGTCATTCTACTTTCCACCCTGTGGGAAAATTCCCCCTCCCGTCATCATGGTGCAGAATGTCAGCTTCAGATACACCAAGGATGGGGTGAGTATGGGACTATGCATACAGAGATCACTTGTATTCCTGCTTCTTTGGGAGTGGGAGACTTTTGGCTGAGCTTCCTGAGGGGGCTGCAGTATATGGCTAGTGGAGCAAAGTTCTTGGCAGTGCTAATGCTGGgcctgctggggacagagcatTACAGGTGCAGCGGGGAGGTTCTGGAGAGTACTGAAaatgttttgtggtttttgtggTTCGCAGCCGTGGATCTATAATAACCTGGAGTTTGGGATTGACCTGGATACTCGTGTAGCTCTTGTTGGACCCAATGGAGCTGGAAAGTCAACACTGCTGAAGCTGCTCACAGGAGAGGTTTGCTCTGTGCATTGTCTACCTTGCTCTGGGCCTTTGCTTTTGGAAGAGTCTTCAG
The sequence above is drawn from the Melospiza melodia melodia isolate bMelMel2 chromosome 1, bMelMel2.pri, whole genome shotgun sequence genome and encodes:
- the CHPF2 gene encoding chondroitin sulfate glucuronyltransferase, with translation MRLGAVLGALRPALPLLLGLSLGCSLSLLRASWSHGAAEERCLAPGPPAPPARGDPPEAAEGRPGPGHEDFRPRIVPYYRDPNKPYKKVLRTRYIQTELGFHERLFVAVLTSKATLNTLAVAVNKTVAHHFPRLLYFTGLRSAKVPHGMVLVAHGDERPIWLMYETMNYIHQHFGSDYDWFYIMQDDTYAQAEQVKALVTHLSINQDVYLGRAEEFIGGDEQARYCHGGFGYLLSRSLLLKLHPHLDSCRNEILSVRPDEWLGRCIIDFLGITCVSQLQGQHYRTYELAKNTEPEKEEEEDFQAALAVHPVSDMTLMYRLHKQFSRIQLDRVYQEIQDLQMQIRNLTALTPAGEAGVTWPVGINAPFLPKSRFEVISWDYFTEQHLFSCPDGSPKCELSGASKADVSEIIESAVEQLNHLYQPLLRFSKRQLLNGYRRFDPTRGMEYTLDLLLEAATQKGHSHVLAKRVSLVRPLSKVEIIPMPYVTEATRVQLVLPLTVQDLDFVANFLDMFAMNTLDTHDNALLTLLFIYHPYDAQRVGQMDVFAGVKAMVGELEKRYADVKIPWISVKTEVPSQVKLMDIVSKKHPVDTLFFLASVWTEINMEFLNRCRMNTISNWQVFFPVHFQEFNPALVYRGEQTASSNTDFLRDGHFDRHSFAEACFYNSDYMTARTKLAADILDRDEVLESMEVFDVFLHYSGLHLFRAVEPGLVQKYTLRSCNPRLSEELYHRCVLSNLEGLASRSHLAMALFEQEQANST
- the ABCF2 gene encoding ATP-binding cassette sub-family F member 2 — protein: MPSDLAKKKAAKKKEAAKARQRPRRVPDENGDAGPEPQEVRPPEANGTVLPEVDALTKELEDFELKKAAARAVTGVLASHPNSTDVHIINLSLTFHGQELLSDTKLELNSGRRYGLIGLNGIGKSMLLSAIGKREVPIPEHIDIYHLTREMPPSDKTPLQCVMEVDTERAMLEREAERLAHEDAECEKLLELYERLEELDADKAEARASRILHGLGFTPAMQRKKLKDFSGGWRMRVALARALFIRPFMLLLDEPTNHLDLDACVWLEEELKTFKRILVLISHSQDFLNGVCTNIIHMHNRKLKYYTGNYDQYVKTRLELEENQMKRFHWEQDQIAHMKNYIARFGHGSAKLARQAQSKEKTLQKMMASGLTERVVNDKTLSFYFPPCGKIPPPVIMVQNVSFRYTKDGPWIYNNLEFGIDLDTRVALVGPNGAGKSTLLKLLTGELLPTDGMIRKHSHVKIGRYHQHLQEQLDLDLSPLEYMLKCYPEIKEKEEMRKIIGRYGLTGKQQVSPIRNLSDGQKCRVCFAWLAWQNPHMLFLDEPTNHLDIETIDALADAINEFEGGMMLVSHDFRLIQQVAQEIWVCEKQTITKWQGDILAYKEHLKSKLVDEDPQLTKRTHNV